In one window of Rhodothermus sp. DNA:
- a CDS encoding TrkH family potassium uptake protein: MVLNLRALATTLGALLGFLAVALLLPAGIALIYGEAAWAPFVLSAFLAGSTGGILWILGGCRPHEPGLREGFAIVALAWLVLSLFGALPFVLGAVLSYTDAFFETMSGFTTTGATILGGERTPTIESLPRAYLFWRSLAHWLGGMGIIVLTLAILPILGVGGMQLFKAEVPGPTTDKLTPRVRETARRLWLIYVGITTLEVLLLLPVMDWFDAVNHAFATMATGGFSTKSGSVGQFGSAYVEWVIIVFMLLAGANFALHYRLLHGQWRPVVQDTELRVYLLIVVVATGLVTLGIWAPLQPEGTYQSYSALSEALRHGAFQVVSIITTTGFGTADYEQWSPLAVGILFLLFFVGGMAGSTGGGIKVVRHVLLFKNSFRELKQLVHPRAIVPVRLNGRMVSDEVVRNVLSFFVLYFGLLALGTLALSALGVDLLSAFGAALSCLGNIGPAFGTMGPAENYAHLPALAKWVLALLMMIGRLEIFTVLILVTRAFWQH, translated from the coding sequence ATGGTACTGAATCTACGCGCACTGGCCACCACGCTGGGAGCTTTGCTGGGATTTCTGGCCGTTGCGCTATTGCTGCCGGCGGGGATTGCGCTGATCTATGGAGAGGCAGCATGGGCTCCGTTTGTCCTTTCAGCCTTTCTGGCGGGAAGCACGGGGGGCATCCTCTGGATACTCGGTGGTTGTCGCCCACACGAACCAGGCCTTCGTGAGGGGTTTGCCATCGTCGCTCTGGCATGGCTGGTCCTTTCCCTTTTTGGCGCGCTTCCATTTGTACTGGGCGCAGTGCTGTCCTACACAGACGCCTTTTTTGAAACCATGAGTGGCTTTACCACGACGGGAGCCACCATCCTGGGCGGAGAGCGCACGCCAACAATCGAGTCGTTGCCCCGTGCCTATTTGTTCTGGCGAAGTCTGGCACACTGGTTGGGGGGAATGGGAATTATTGTGCTGACGCTGGCCATTCTACCCATTCTGGGCGTTGGCGGGATGCAGCTCTTTAAAGCGGAAGTACCGGGTCCAACGACCGATAAGCTGACCCCGCGGGTGCGAGAGACAGCCCGCCGTCTGTGGCTGATTTATGTGGGCATTACCACTCTGGAGGTATTGCTCCTGCTACCCGTCATGGACTGGTTCGATGCCGTCAATCATGCCTTTGCTACGATGGCCACAGGAGGCTTTTCTACAAAAAGTGGCTCGGTAGGCCAGTTCGGATCTGCCTATGTAGAATGGGTCATTATCGTATTCATGTTGCTGGCCGGTGCCAACTTTGCGTTGCACTACCGCCTCCTGCACGGGCAATGGCGGCCAGTGGTACAGGATACCGAGCTCCGTGTTTATCTGCTGATCGTTGTCGTTGCCACTGGATTGGTTACGCTGGGCATCTGGGCACCGCTGCAACCCGAGGGGACCTACCAGAGCTATTCAGCCCTGAGCGAGGCACTTCGGCATGGTGCGTTTCAGGTTGTTTCAATCATTACAACGACAGGTTTTGGTACGGCCGATTATGAACAGTGGTCACCGCTGGCAGTAGGCATACTGTTTCTGCTGTTTTTCGTAGGCGGCATGGCCGGTTCGACAGGGGGCGGTATTAAGGTCGTACGCCATGTGCTCCTGTTCAAGAACTCCTTTCGGGAGCTGAAGCAGCTGGTGCATCCCCGAGCCATTGTGCCCGTTCGGCTGAACGGCCGTATGGTCAGCGACGAGGTGGTGCGCAATGTACTGTCGTTTTTCGTACTGTACTTTGGTCTGTTAGCGCTGGGCACGCTGGCCCTGAGCGCGTTGGGAGTGGATCTGTTGAGCGCCTTTGGTGCCGCATTGTCCTGTCTGGGGAATATCGGGCCAGCGTTTGGCACCATGGGACCTGCCGAAAATTATGCGCACCTACCAGCACTGGCCAAGTGGGTGCTGGCATTGCTGATGATGATCGGGCGACTGGAGATCTTCACGGTGCTGATCCTGGTAACGCGCGCTTTCTGGCAGCATTGA
- a CDS encoding 2-isopropylmalate synthase, producing the protein MSERIIIFDTTLRDGEQAPGASMTIDEKLRIAHQLARLHVDVMEAGFPISSPAQFEAVQRIAAEVEGPIICALARTREEDIQAAGEALKPGKRTRIHTFIATSDIHIDAKFGDVRYGRTLSEKRQTILRLTEEAVRLARTFTEDVEFSAEDAGRTDVGYLAEVVQVAIEAGATTINLPDTTGYCVPDEYATMFREVIRRVQPPAHIVFSAHCHDDLGLAVANSLAAVQAGVRQIECTINGIGERAGNAALEEVVMALKVRSDRFGRPQINIVTQYLMETSRMVSLATGFPVPPNKAIVGRNAFSHEAGIHQHGVLRRRDTYEIMRAEDVGQQPEQIRLGRHSGRHGLFSRLAKLGIELPEARKEEIYRRFLALADLKKEVFDEDLRRLVETQPAEDETTPYRLVALHVATGTHRAPEAEVQLYHQATGTLRSERATGDGPVNAIYKAIDRAVGAAHELISYELRSVTEGADAVGEVTVVIAFSGTRFKGVARHTDVLHASANAYLDAINQLELFRADRESVSFVRSGIMQSFGDAAA; encoded by the coding sequence ATGAGTGAGCGCATCATCATCTTCGACACCACCCTGCGTGATGGCGAGCAAGCGCCGGGCGCTTCCATGACCATCGACGAAAAGCTACGCATTGCGCATCAACTGGCCCGGCTGCACGTAGACGTTATGGAAGCCGGTTTTCCGATTTCATCACCGGCCCAGTTTGAGGCTGTTCAGCGCATCGCCGCCGAGGTAGAAGGTCCGATCATCTGTGCACTGGCACGTACGCGTGAAGAGGACATCCAGGCAGCAGGCGAGGCGCTAAAGCCTGGCAAGCGCACGCGAATCCATACGTTCATTGCCACCAGCGACATTCACATTGATGCCAAGTTTGGCGATGTGCGCTATGGACGCACGTTGTCCGAAAAGCGGCAGACCATTCTGCGTCTGACCGAAGAAGCCGTGCGGCTGGCCCGCACGTTTACCGAAGATGTGGAGTTCAGTGCCGAAGACGCCGGGCGCACCGACGTGGGCTATCTGGCAGAAGTGGTGCAGGTGGCTATTGAAGCCGGCGCTACAACCATCAACCTGCCAGATACAACGGGCTACTGCGTGCCGGACGAGTACGCAACAATGTTTCGTGAGGTAATCCGTCGGGTGCAGCCGCCTGCCCACATCGTCTTTTCAGCACATTGCCACGACGATCTGGGGTTAGCCGTAGCCAATTCGTTGGCAGCGGTGCAGGCTGGCGTGCGGCAGATCGAGTGTACGATTAATGGAATCGGAGAACGGGCCGGTAATGCAGCGCTTGAAGAAGTGGTTATGGCGCTGAAAGTGCGCAGCGACCGCTTTGGCCGGCCTCAGATCAACATTGTAACGCAGTATCTGATGGAAACCAGCCGCATGGTGTCGCTGGCAACCGGCTTTCCGGTGCCACCCAACAAAGCCATTGTTGGGCGTAATGCCTTCAGCCATGAGGCGGGCATCCATCAGCACGGCGTTCTGCGCCGGCGTGATACCTACGAGATTATGCGGGCGGAGGATGTCGGTCAACAACCCGAGCAAATTCGACTGGGACGCCATTCAGGACGGCATGGACTCTTTAGCCGCCTGGCTAAACTGGGCATTGAATTGCCCGAAGCACGCAAAGAAGAGATCTACCGACGTTTTCTGGCGCTGGCCGACTTGAAGAAGGAAGTCTTTGACGAAGATCTGCGTCGTCTGGTTGAAACACAACCTGCTGAAGATGAAACGACGCCCTATCGACTCGTTGCACTTCATGTGGCTACGGGGACCCATCGGGCACCTGAAGCTGAAGTGCAGCTTTACCACCAGGCAACCGGCACGCTTCGGAGTGAACGAGCAACTGGTGACGGTCCGGTGAACGCCATCTACAAAGCCATCGACCGGGCTGTGGGTGCAGCGCACGAGCTGATCAGTTACGAACTGCGCTCAGTTACCGAAGGCGCCGATGCAGTAGGCGAAGTGACCGTGGTCATAGCGTTCAGCGGCACCCGCTTCAAAGGGGTAGCACGGCATACCGATGTGCTGCACGCTTCGGCCAACGCGTATCTGGATGCCATCAACCAACTGGAACTGTTTCGTGCCGACCGGGAGAGCGTTTCGTTCGTCCGTTCCGGCATTATGCAATCGTTTGGCGATGCTGCTGCCTGA
- a CDS encoding 3-isopropylmalate dehydratase large subunit, whose translation MGMTITEKILARHAGRDRVAPGENIWINVDILMTHDVCGPPTIEIFKREFGPHARVWDREKVVILPDHYIFTSDPHARRNIEILREFAREQELPYYYDVGTARYKGVCHVALAEEGFNRPGIVLIGTDSHTCTSGAFGLFSTGVGNTDAAFIMGTGKIWVKVPETMRFVFEGSLPPYLMAKDLILTIIGDIGIDGATYRAMEFDGEAVYDLSIEERMTLTNMAIEAGGKSGIIAPDEKTIAYVRERTDAPFEVFHSDPDARYHSEYVYDVSRLEPVVAKPHRPDNRATVTEVAGTKLDRAYIGSCTGGKLEDFIAAARILKGQEVRIDTYVVPASTYVAQQLHRYRIDGLSLYDIFVQAGCKIGHASCGACLGGPPDTFGRTHGTEVVISTTNRNFPGRMGSKQASIYLASPLTVAASALAGVITDPREVLV comes from the coding sequence ATGGGTATGACCATCACCGAAAAAATCCTGGCCCGCCATGCCGGGCGCGATCGCGTCGCACCGGGCGAGAACATCTGGATCAACGTCGACATCCTGATGACGCACGACGTGTGTGGTCCCCCTACGATTGAAATTTTTAAGCGGGAATTTGGACCGCATGCGCGCGTGTGGGATCGGGAGAAGGTGGTCATTTTGCCGGATCACTATATCTTTACGTCAGATCCGCACGCGCGACGCAATATTGAAATTTTACGCGAATTTGCGCGGGAACAGGAGCTGCCCTACTACTATGATGTAGGCACGGCCCGCTACAAGGGGGTCTGTCATGTAGCCCTGGCCGAAGAAGGTTTCAACCGGCCGGGTATTGTACTGATCGGAACCGATAGTCATACGTGCACTTCGGGAGCTTTCGGCCTCTTCTCGACAGGGGTGGGCAACACGGACGCGGCTTTCATCATGGGCACCGGCAAGATCTGGGTCAAGGTGCCCGAAACCATGCGTTTCGTCTTTGAAGGCAGCCTGCCCCCTTACCTGATGGCCAAAGATCTCATCCTGACCATTATCGGCGACATCGGGATCGATGGGGCCACGTACCGGGCCATGGAGTTCGACGGCGAGGCCGTCTATGACCTGTCGATTGAGGAACGCATGACGTTGACGAACATGGCGATCGAAGCAGGAGGCAAGAGCGGCATCATTGCGCCCGACGAAAAGACCATTGCATATGTGCGGGAACGCACAGATGCACCTTTTGAGGTCTTCCATAGCGATCCCGATGCCCGCTATCACTCAGAATACGTCTATGACGTCTCCAGGCTGGAGCCGGTTGTGGCCAAACCCCATCGGCCCGATAATCGGGCAACCGTTACGGAAGTGGCCGGCACAAAGCTCGACCGTGCCTACATCGGTAGTTGTACGGGAGGCAAGCTGGAAGATTTCATTGCAGCCGCTCGCATCCTGAAGGGGCAGGAGGTGCGGATCGATACCTATGTGGTCCCTGCTTCCACTTACGTAGCGCAGCAACTGCATCGCTACAGGATAGACGGCCTTTCGCTCTACGACATCTTCGTGCAGGCGGGTTGCAAGATAGGTCATGCCAGTTGTGGTGCATGCCTTGGGGGACCGCCGGATACGTTCGGCCGCACGCATGGCACAGAGGTGGTCATTTCAACCACAAACCGCAACTTCCCGGGCCGCATGGGCTCCAAACAGGCATCCATTTACCTGGCTTCGCCTCTGACCGTGGCTGCTTCGGCCCTGGCGGGCGTCATCACTGACCCGCGCGAAGTCCTGGTATAG
- the ilvB gene encoding biosynthetic-type acetolactate synthase large subunit, with amino-acid sequence MRTDTIPLIRAAYPALKAEDSSARATAKPVTGAEIFVRALEAEGVEVVFGHPGGAVIHIYDEIARLKPRFQHILVRHEQGGTHMAEGYAKATGRVGTVLVTSGPGATNTVTGIADAYMDSVPLVVFTGQVPTRLIGNDAFQETDTIGITRSITKHSFLVRDVRDLAWTIKAAYHIARTGRPGPVVVDLPKDVLLSRAPFAYPEEVHLRGYKLPGPPDPERIREAAEMIAASRRPLLYVGGGTINANAAELLTRLARKARIPVTTTLHGLGAFPEDDPLSLGMLGMHGTWYANQAVQHADLIIAVGARFDDRVTGRIDSWAPYAKVIHIDIDPSCISKNVPADCAIVGDVRVVLEQLLPLVAPKDTKEWLAKIEQWRAECPLTYETQDGKLRAQYVIERIRAKTGGHAVVVSDVGQHQMWTAQYFRFLHPRTHITSGGLGTMGFALPAAIGAAFGLRGRSDWPIVCISGDGGFVMNAQELGVAAAHRLPIKVAIINNNFLGMVRQWQELFHEHRFSHTDLSDTNPDFVELAEAFHCVGLQATRPEEVDAVLEEAWKVNDRPVVIDFQVVKEEMVFPMVPAGASTSEMITKRLTPNAFV; translated from the coding sequence ATGCGTACCGACACGATTCCACTGATCCGTGCTGCTTATCCCGCGCTGAAAGCCGAGGACTCGTCTGCACGAGCAACGGCCAAACCGGTAACGGGGGCAGAGATTTTTGTCCGAGCGCTGGAAGCGGAAGGCGTCGAAGTGGTGTTTGGACATCCGGGGGGCGCTGTAATTCACATCTACGATGAAATCGCTCGTCTCAAGCCGCGTTTTCAGCACATTCTTGTGCGGCACGAGCAGGGAGGGACGCACATGGCCGAAGGCTATGCCAAGGCCACGGGACGTGTCGGTACGGTACTGGTCACCAGCGGACCGGGAGCCACCAACACGGTAACGGGGATTGCTGACGCCTACATGGATTCGGTCCCCCTCGTGGTATTTACCGGCCAGGTGCCCACCAGGTTGATCGGTAACGATGCCTTTCAGGAGACCGACACGATTGGCATTACGCGCTCCATCACGAAACATAGTTTTCTGGTGCGCGACGTGCGTGATCTGGCCTGGACGATCAAGGCCGCCTATCATATTGCGCGTACAGGACGTCCGGGACCGGTCGTGGTCGATCTTCCCAAAGATGTGCTGCTGTCCAGAGCGCCGTTTGCCTACCCGGAGGAGGTACACCTGCGGGGCTATAAGCTGCCGGGCCCGCCGGATCCGGAGCGCATCCGGGAAGCGGCAGAAATGATAGCCGCTTCCCGGCGTCCACTGCTTTACGTAGGTGGAGGAACAATCAATGCGAATGCTGCCGAACTGCTAACTCGGCTGGCACGCAAGGCACGTATTCCGGTCACCACCACGTTACATGGACTGGGAGCCTTTCCCGAAGACGATCCGCTTTCGCTGGGCATGCTGGGCATGCACGGCACCTGGTATGCCAATCAGGCTGTGCAACATGCCGACCTGATCATTGCAGTAGGTGCGCGATTCGACGATCGGGTAACCGGGCGGATTGATTCCTGGGCGCCGTACGCGAAAGTCATTCACATCGACATCGATCCCTCCTGCATCTCGAAAAACGTCCCGGCCGACTGTGCGATCGTAGGCGACGTGCGGGTGGTGCTGGAGCAGCTACTGCCCCTGGTGGCTCCCAAGGACACAAAGGAATGGCTGGCAAAGATTGAGCAGTGGCGTGCCGAGTGTCCACTCACCTATGAGACGCAAGATGGCAAACTTCGGGCGCAGTACGTCATTGAGCGCATTCGAGCCAAAACGGGTGGGCATGCCGTGGTTGTGTCGGATGTGGGCCAGCACCAGATGTGGACGGCGCAGTACTTCCGTTTTCTGCATCCGCGTACGCATATCACGTCGGGCGGGCTGGGCACCATGGGGTTTGCCCTGCCTGCTGCCATTGGCGCGGCTTTCGGGTTACGCGGACGCAGCGACTGGCCGATCGTCTGCATCAGTGGAGATGGAGGCTTCGTGATGAATGCGCAGGAGCTGGGCGTGGCGGCTGCTCATCGGTTGCCCATCAAAGTGGCCATCATTAACAACAACTTCCTGGGGATGGTCCGACAGTGGCAGGAGCTGTTCCATGAGCATCGGTTCAGTCACACGGATCTGTCCGATACGAACCCGGACTTTGTCGAACTGGCAGAAGCCTTCCACTGTGTGGGCCTGCAGGCCACCCGTCCTGAAGAAGTCGATGCCGTGTTGGAGGAGGCCTGGAAGGTGAACGACCGCCCTGTAGTGATAGACTTTCAGGTGGTAAAAGAGGAAATGGTCTTTCCCATGGTCCCGGCAGGTGCCTCGACCAGCGAAATGATTACCAAGCGTCTTACCCCTAACGCTTTTGTTTGA
- the ilvN gene encoding acetolactate synthase small subunit, whose amino-acid sequence MQTEMPSLTPQQILRKRKAGEPILPDEPEQVHRHTIAVLLENTIGALIRVVNLFSARGFNLESVTVGETDDPTVSRMTIVTTGNDRIIGQVLRQLDRLIDTLHVEDLSGSSFVERELCLLKVRYTNETRAAIMDTAEIFRGKVVDITPDTMTFELTGPTSKIEAFIRLMKPHGILEVARSGRVAMRRSSGSWLTYEDPVLKLSAER is encoded by the coding sequence ATGCAGACTGAAATGCCTTCCCTGACCCCCCAGCAGATTCTGCGCAAGCGGAAAGCTGGCGAACCGATACTGCCGGACGAGCCGGAGCAGGTGCATCGGCACACGATCGCCGTGCTTCTTGAGAACACGATCGGGGCATTGATTCGGGTGGTCAATCTGTTTTCCGCCCGGGGATTCAATCTGGAAAGTGTGACTGTTGGCGAAACGGACGATCCTACGGTCTCCCGTATGACGATCGTCACTACGGGCAACGACCGGATCATCGGACAGGTGCTGCGCCAGCTCGACCGGTTGATCGACACCTTGCACGTGGAGGATTTGAGCGGTAGCTCGTTTGTCGAGCGTGAGCTGTGTCTGCTCAAGGTGCGCTACACGAACGAGACGCGGGCTGCCATTATGGATACAGCCGAAATCTTTCGGGGCAAGGTCGTCGACATTACGCCCGATACGATGACTTTCGAGCTGACCGGTCCGACGTCGAAAATTGAGGCGTTCATCAGGCTGATGAAGCCCCACGGTATCCTGGAGGTAGCCCGGAGCGGTCGGGTAGCCATGCGTCGTTCCTCCGGTAGCTGGCTCACCTATGAAGATCCTGTGCTGAAGCTATCCGCTGAACGCTAA
- the ilvC gene encoding ketol-acid reductoisomerase, which yields MNVIYDADLSLIRQKKVAVIGFGSQGHAHALNLRDSGVEVVVGLRPGSASAAQASAQGLTVRAIAEAAAWADVIMMLIPDQHQKRVYEAAIASHLAPGKALAFAHGFNIHYGQIKPPADIDVFMVAPKSPGRLVRRTYQEGNGVPCLVAVAQNATGQARELALSYAAAIGGTRAGVIETTFKDETETDLFGEQAVLCGGSAELIKAGFETLVEAGYPPELAYFECLHELKLIVDLYYEGGLSYMYYSVSDTAEYGGYTRGPRVIGPQVKEEMKKILQEIQSGKFAREWIAEYESGEKKLRAERAKTRQHPIEVIGRTLRQMMSWLKAKEVPEEITAG from the coding sequence ATGAACGTCATCTATGATGCCGATCTGTCGCTGATCCGACAGAAGAAAGTCGCCGTTATCGGTTTTGGCAGTCAGGGACATGCGCATGCCCTGAACCTGCGCGATAGCGGGGTAGAGGTAGTGGTAGGACTGCGGCCTGGTTCTGCTTCGGCTGCTCAGGCTTCGGCGCAGGGGTTGACCGTGCGCGCGATTGCTGAGGCGGCCGCATGGGCAGATGTGATCATGATGTTGATCCCGGATCAGCACCAGAAACGCGTGTATGAGGCCGCCATCGCGTCGCATCTGGCGCCGGGTAAAGCCCTGGCCTTTGCCCACGGGTTCAATATCCATTACGGCCAGATCAAGCCGCCTGCGGACATCGATGTGTTCATGGTGGCGCCCAAGTCACCGGGTCGTCTGGTACGGCGCACCTATCAGGAAGGTAACGGCGTGCCCTGTCTGGTGGCGGTTGCTCAGAATGCGACCGGACAGGCACGTGAGCTGGCACTCAGCTATGCTGCAGCTATTGGGGGGACCCGTGCCGGGGTGATTGAGACCACCTTCAAGGATGAGACGGAGACGGACCTGTTTGGCGAACAGGCTGTGCTCTGTGGGGGATCGGCCGAGCTGATCAAAGCCGGTTTCGAAACCCTCGTGGAGGCCGGCTATCCGCCCGAGCTGGCCTACTTCGAGTGTCTGCACGAGCTGAAGCTGATCGTCGATCTCTATTACGAGGGCGGCCTTTCCTACATGTACTACTCGGTCAGCGATACGGCCGAGTACGGGGGCTACACGCGGGGGCCCCGCGTGATCGGGCCGCAGGTGAAGGAGGAAATGAAGAAGATTCTGCAGGAGATTCAGTCCGGTAAGTTCGCGCGCGAATGGATCGCCGAGTACGAGTCGGGGGAAAAGAAGTTGCGCGCCGAGCGCGCAAAGACACGTCAGCATCCCATCGAAGTAATTGGTCGTACGTTGCGCCAGATGATGAGCTGGCTTAAAGCTAAGGAAGTCCCCGAGGAAATAACAGCTGGCTGA
- the leuB gene encoding 3-isopropylmalate dehydrogenase has translation MEAPHYHIVVLPGDGIGPEVTCEAVRVLEAAAAAFGFRLTLETHSVGGAAIEVWGDPLPESVLQACLQADAVLLGAVGGPMWDHLDRPQRPEAGLLRLRKALDAYANLRPVQVPEALADASPLRRDIVAGTDLLIVRELTGGIYFGEPRGRKGLRAWNTMGYTQEEVVRIARVAFEWAKRRRGRVASVDKANVLEVSQLWREVVAQVHREEFPELELEHYYVDNAAMQLIRDPRRFDVVVTGNLFGDILSDLAATLPGSLGMLPSASVGGRAGLFEPVHGSAPDLAGQGKANPLGAILSAAMLLETLGQEAAAQAIRQGVEAALGSGVKTADLCRAGETPAPTEAVGEFIATYIRQQTPVTP, from the coding sequence ATGGAGGCACCGCATTACCATATAGTGGTGTTGCCCGGCGATGGGATCGGGCCAGAAGTGACCTGTGAGGCCGTACGCGTGCTGGAGGCCGCGGCTGCAGCTTTTGGCTTTCGACTGACCCTCGAAACCCATTCGGTGGGTGGAGCAGCCATTGAGGTGTGGGGTGATCCTCTGCCCGAATCGGTGCTGCAGGCCTGCTTGCAGGCCGATGCGGTGTTGCTTGGTGCTGTAGGCGGCCCCATGTGGGATCATCTGGATCGTCCACAGCGGCCTGAAGCGGGACTGTTGCGGTTGCGCAAAGCGCTCGACGCCTATGCCAACCTGCGCCCCGTACAGGTGCCCGAGGCCTTGGCCGATGCGTCACCGCTGCGACGCGACATTGTGGCCGGAACCGACCTGCTCATTGTGCGCGAGCTGACCGGTGGCATTTACTTCGGAGAGCCTCGGGGGCGAAAGGGCTTGAGGGCCTGGAACACAATGGGTTACACGCAGGAAGAGGTGGTTCGGATTGCCCGCGTGGCTTTTGAATGGGCAAAACGTCGGCGGGGCCGCGTGGCGTCGGTGGACAAGGCCAATGTACTTGAGGTGTCCCAGCTCTGGCGCGAAGTGGTTGCGCAAGTGCATCGGGAAGAGTTTCCCGAGCTGGAGTTGGAGCACTATTACGTGGACAACGCGGCCATGCAACTGATTCGGGACCCCCGTCGGTTCGACGTGGTGGTTACCGGCAACCTGTTCGGCGATATCCTTTCGGATCTGGCCGCTACGTTACCGGGGTCGCTGGGCATGCTACCGTCTGCCAGTGTTGGTGGGCGTGCGGGCCTGTTTGAGCCGGTGCACGGCAGTGCACCGGACCTTGCCGGGCAGGGCAAGGCCAATCCGCTGGGAGCGATCCTGTCGGCTGCGATGCTGCTGGAAACACTTGGCCAGGAAGCTGCAGCGCAGGCCATTCGCCAGGGAGTCGAAGCGGCGCTGGGCAGCGGTGTCAAGACAGCCGATCTGTGCCGGGCTGGCGAAACACCGGCTCCAACCGAAGCGGTGGGAGAATTTATCGCGACCTACATACGACAACAAACGCCGGTGACTCCATAA
- the trkA gene encoding Trk system potassium transporter TrkA: protein MRVVIIGAGEVGFDVARTLSLEQHDVVVVDTNPTILEQVAQRLDVLTVSGSGTSIHTLEAAGIREADMLIAVTAIDEVNLIACMIADRLGVETTVARVRSDVLGRAESVLQAGELGIDLLIHPEESTAAEIVRLIRRAGATDVLNFCDGRLQLVGMRLDPEAPVLGRSLRELAAELAPVRFRVMAIGRGFRTILPHGNERLQRNDQIFVLARPDEIPVIARTLGKREAPIQRIMILGGTKVGAHVARQFGGEKGRQIKLIEPDREQAEKLAGELEHVLVLHGDVTDIDLLVAEGLREMDAFVAVTDDEESNLVTCLMAKHLGVRKTVALLSKTAYVPISQTIGLDAAVSQKLAVSREILRFLRGRHVLSVATVYGLNAEILEIEAKPWAPIIRKPLKALKLPRGVLIGALLRNGQVEIATGETQIQAGDRAIVFVVPDQLAEVERLFDNR from the coding sequence ATGCGTGTGGTAATCATTGGAGCGGGCGAGGTCGGGTTTGATGTAGCCCGTACGCTGTCGCTGGAGCAGCATGATGTCGTGGTGGTCGATACGAATCCGACCATACTGGAACAGGTTGCCCAGCGCCTGGACGTGCTTACCGTGTCGGGGAGTGGCACCTCTATCCATACGCTGGAGGCGGCCGGTATCCGTGAAGCCGACATGTTGATCGCTGTGACGGCCATTGACGAGGTGAACCTGATCGCCTGCATGATTGCCGATCGGTTGGGCGTGGAGACAACGGTAGCCCGGGTACGCTCCGACGTGCTGGGACGCGCCGAGTCGGTGCTGCAGGCCGGTGAACTGGGCATCGACCTGCTGATCCATCCTGAAGAAAGTACAGCAGCTGAGATTGTCCGCCTGATCCGTCGGGCCGGTGCCACCGATGTGCTCAACTTCTGCGACGGCCGCCTGCAGCTGGTTGGCATGCGGCTGGACCCCGAAGCGCCTGTCCTGGGACGATCACTTCGGGAGCTGGCCGCTGAACTGGCGCCTGTGCGGTTCCGGGTAATGGCCATTGGTCGAGGTTTCCGCACCATTCTACCCCATGGCAACGAACGCTTGCAGCGTAATGATCAGATTTTTGTGCTGGCGCGTCCCGATGAGATCCCGGTAATTGCCCGGACCCTGGGCAAACGGGAGGCGCCCATTCAGCGCATCATGATTCTGGGAGGCACGAAAGTTGGCGCGCATGTCGCCCGGCAATTCGGCGGTGAAAAGGGCCGTCAGATCAAGCTCATCGAGCCTGATCGTGAACAGGCCGAAAAGCTCGCAGGGGAACTGGAACATGTGCTGGTGCTGCATGGCGATGTCACAGACATTGACCTGCTGGTGGCCGAAGGACTGCGCGAGATGGATGCTTTTGTGGCCGTTACCGACGACGAAGAATCGAACCTGGTTACCTGTCTGATGGCCAAACATCTGGGCGTGCGTAAGACCGTAGCCCTGCTGTCGAAGACAGCCTATGTGCCTATCAGTCAGACGATCGGGTTGGATGCAGCGGTCAGCCAGAAGCTGGCCGTCTCACGTGAGATCCTGCGCTTTCTGCGAGGACGACACGTACTCAGTGTGGCCACCGTGTATGGGTTGAACGCCGAGATTCTGGAGATCGAAGCGAAGCCGTGGGCCCCCATCATACGCAAACCGCTCAAAGCATTGAAGCTTCCGCGAGGCGTGCTGATCGGAGCGCTATTGCGCAATGGTCAGGTAGAGATCGCCACAGGTGAGACGCAGATTCAGGCAGGTGATCGGGCGATTGTGTTCGTCGTGCCCGACCAATTGGCCGAGGTAGAGCGGCTGTTTGACAACCGTTGA